The region AAGTTCTCTCGCTATACCCTGGTTCAACAGATCCAACATTTTTTCCGATGCCATTTTAAGTTCCCCCTCGGGCTGAGCTAAGTCGAAGCCCTTTTTTACTCACTCGAATTATACCCCTATTTTATCATAATCAAAAGCATTTTAAACTTGTCTATTGCTTTCAGCGAATGGTGCTCGTTCGCGGGCATTATTATCATATCGCCGGCATTTAATATATGCGGTTTTTTTGAAATTGAAACTTCGGCCGTACCGTCCAAAACATTAACGATCGCGTCGAAGGGCGCAGCATGTTCCGACAAACCCTCGCCTTTGTCGAACGCAAAGACGGTCACCGTTCCAGTTTTTTTATTGA is a window of Candidatus Saganbacteria bacterium DNA encoding:
- a CDS encoding cupin domain-containing protein, producing the protein MVDKQVEGVINLAGLIGYQSGSVVSRTLVNKKTGTVTVFAFDKGEGLSEHAAPFDAIVNVLDGTAEVSISKKPHILNAGDMIIMPANEHHSLKAIDKFKMLLIMIK